The Alkalibacter rhizosphaerae genomic sequence GGTCCATGTAGCTCGTCTGGAAGAAAGCAATCCACGCTCTTCCGGATTGTTGGCCATTGCCGGGATCATGGAAACGTTTGCCACCCAGGCGATGTTCCAGACAATGTGGCTCAAGATGAAACCGGCACACACGATGGCGGCGGCAATGATCTCACTGGAGCTGATCCGAGTGTACTGCAGCATGTATAGTGGAATAACAAGGGGCGGTGCAATCAGCATCCAGGATCGGTTGCGACCCCATCGCATCGGCTTTGTTCCGGAAATGATGGCTCCGTAAAAGGGTGACAAAAGTGCATCCCCGATACTGGTGATGGATCCGATCAATGCCACCATAGGCAAAGAGAATTTTGCCACGTTGGTCAAGAAAAAGACGAAAAAGAATAATTCCACACTGGTCATCAGGGAGAATCCCATGTCTCCCAGACCATAAAACGTTTTGATGCCTTTGCTAAGCGGTTTTTTTGTGAAGCCCATACTACGTCCTCCTTCTTTTGGTTCTTCGTTCAAAGTCCCATTGCGGATATTCTTTAAACGATGTATAAGATTTTATAAAAATTTAACCACAACCAATATTATATGTCAAGAATATTTTTTAATATCTACCCGCAACTTTTATTTTAATTATTATAAATTTACAATATTTCATTTCATATATTGATATTATGAACCATCCCTTCCTATAAAAATCCAATATTCTTACATCGATAAGGGTTTCCCGTTTTTCAATAAAACACGTATGATTTATACATTGTTTATAAAAGATGGTAATCATTTCTTTTTTTGTCACAAAAAAAGATGCCTGCTGTTGCAAGCATCTTTTTTGATAATATTACAGGTGATAGGACAAAAATCGGTATACCGCCTTTTCGATGTCTTCCATGGTGTCTAGAAGATACACTTGATCGTCTTCCGACAAGTCATACCGTTCGATCAGCTCTTCCCTGCTAAGGACCAGTTTGTTGTTCTCGCTCATGATCATTCCCCCCCTTTAATACTTTCCATATTCCTTGACGAACTCAACCAAGGCTTGAACATTATCCATGTTGGTATCGTTTTTCCGCAAAAACGGCTTTGTGATGGCAAAAATATAGTTTTCTCCCGGCGCCAGAATGTCCAACAATTCCTTGGCCTTGTCGATGCACTGCTCTTTTGTGCCGGTTTTCAACAACTCCGTTGGATATCCGTTGGCAAATATGTGTTTCTTGGATACCACAGCAGCAATTTTTTTCGGATCCGATGTTTCAAAGGCGATCTGGCATCGTCCCGGCAGGTCGTTTAGTGCTTCCAAATGGGGCGTCCAGTTTTCTTCACAGTACATGTTGGCCTGGTATCCCCGCTCCTGGATCCCTTCAATAAGCCGTTGGAAAGTGGGCCAATAGAATTTTTCAAAATCAGATGGTTTCATGAATGGCGCCATATGAAGAGGCAGCAGTATGGTCGGTACCGTTCCGGGAAATGGCTTGGGAAGCATTTCCACCTGCTTGAGTTCATATTCCAAAATGGCTTCGCAGGCTTCCAGCACCCATTCGGGTTTTTTCCGAATGTCCAAAAGTACGTTGGAGAAACTGCGAATGTAATCGGCCAGAAAATCGAATGGGGCCCATATGAGCAACCCAACGGAGACGGCTCCCGATCGCTGGTACTTTTCCATCAACCTTGGTACCTGGCCGGCGAATTGATTGGCCACCACTTGTCGTGCGATATTGATGCGAACATGGCCGAATTCGGGATCATCTTCTAAAATGCCAAAGACTCTTGGTTGGATCTTTTTGACGATAAAGTCCAACGGGTTCTTTGAAAACTCCGGATACTCTTCCTGGGTCAACGGCGAAATGTTGGGATGTTGAAAAAAACCGTCGTTTCCGGGTACCATAAACTGGGCTTTGGTATAACGGAAAACCGCAGATTCATTGTTGGGAATCGTAGGCAAATTGTCGGAGTCGATCAACTCTGCCATTTTTTCAGCTGCCTCCACACATTTTTCCGCACTATAAAGTTCCCGTTTTAAGGAATAACCCATATACTCGATGGCATAGGTCAAATTTGCCATGATCTCAATGGGCACCCGCTTGGGACGCTTGCCTTCCCAAAGATCGAAGTAAAGTTGCTCCCTTTCCTGACGAAGTGTTGTCATCGTACCACCCTTTCTGATTTGTCCCTGATCGTATCTAGGAACATTTTTATTGTATTCAATTGTATCATCATTCTTGTAATTGGACAATCATTTCCAAACTTCAATTTCCTTTAGAAATCGATTATACTGATAAAAGTAAGAAATGTTTGAATTTCTTAAGATTTTTGTTTGCGGTTTTGACGAAAGTCTGTTTTATAATGCGAAGTAGTGAAGGAGCGATGGAAAATGAACGATGTGAAAATATTGGTGGTAGACGACGACAAGGAGATCGCCGGGGCCCTGGAAAAACTTCTCCAACCGGAAGGCTATCATGTATACAAGGCAGCAAACGGCGCCGAAGCCCTTCAGATCCTGGAATCGACGGACATCCAGCTGGTCCTCATGGACATCATGATGCCCAAGATGGACGGCCTGTCAGCCACCTTGAAGATCCGGGAAAAGAAAAACCTGCCCATCATCGTTCTCTCTGCAAAATCCGAAGACAGCGACAAGGTGCTGGGATTGACCATGGGCGCCGACGACTATGTGACCAAACCATTTCAACCTTCGGAGCTGATCGCAAGGGTACAAAGCCAGCTGCGACGCTATTTGAAGTTGGGGGATGTGGGAAACAACGGCATCTCTTCTATGCTGCAAACGGGAGGTCTGGCACTGGATCCGGATGCCAAGGAATTTTATGTGGACGGCGTCAGCATCAAATTGACGCCAAAAGAATTTCAGATCATGGAGTTTTTGCTTCGACACCCGGGCATGGTCTTCTCCGCCGAGCGCATTTATGAAAACGTTTGGAACGAACCGGCCTATG encodes the following:
- a CDS encoding uroporphyrinogen decarboxylase family protein, which gives rise to MTTLRQEREQLYFDLWEGKRPKRVPIEIMANLTYAIEYMGYSLKRELYSAEKCVEAAEKMAELIDSDNLPTIPNNESAVFRYTKAQFMVPGNDGFFQHPNISPLTQEEYPEFSKNPLDFIVKKIQPRVFGILEDDPEFGHVRINIARQVVANQFAGQVPRLMEKYQRSGAVSVGLLIWAPFDFLADYIRSFSNVLLDIRKKPEWVLEACEAILEYELKQVEMLPKPFPGTVPTILLPLHMAPFMKPSDFEKFYWPTFQRLIEGIQERGYQANMYCEENWTPHLEALNDLPGRCQIAFETSDPKKIAAVVSKKHIFANGYPTELLKTGTKEQCIDKAKELLDILAPGENYIFAITKPFLRKNDTNMDNVQALVEFVKEYGKY
- a CDS encoding response regulator transcription factor, whose product is MNDVKILVVDDDKEIAGALEKLLQPEGYHVYKAANGAEALQILESTDIQLVLMDIMMPKMDGLSATLKIREKKNLPIIVLSAKSEDSDKVLGLTMGADDYVTKPFQPSELIARVQSQLRRYLKLGDVGNNGISSMLQTGGLALDPDAKEFYVDGVSIKLTPKEFQIMEFLLRHPGMVFSAERIYENVWNEPAYAVENTVMVHIRRIREKIEIDPKEPKYLKVVWGVGYKIEKYHS